In Sphaeramia orbicularis chromosome 10, fSphaOr1.1, whole genome shotgun sequence, the following proteins share a genomic window:
- the tnip1 gene encoding TNFAIP3-interacting protein 1 isoform X6 — protein sequence MEGKGPYRIYDPGGSEVKAREEAGGSSYRQLLEENSILRERMKGLKSLGDLLEESQSEASRLRQRVEELVRDNEALKSSSIAASLCMGGHIQTETQSRSQHLDGQGKSCLHPSAEQKEEQTICLGKAIQPEKPIEALSEFEVVNMEGKTADTLTAGSVAGVIPLLPQENIELASQLKRLESSFSIFAEESNPNQLLAHLGRMAVEFHHLSSKVQKNEQRTSLLQTLCEQLRQENNELRKKMEEDHHIRNRDLEQLRQENQKLKELVTGGATGAASAAQSDTEAPEAKEEPVKEESTAVRPKMEANTPQKSGKAAEKTPTKPCDVEVYEKKIKLLEKQRKDVLEVNKQWDIQWNSMKSQFEQKITDLRQRLAESQKTVLELEAEREQRQRDYDKKLLLAKSKIENVQGEKECLNSETTELKQKIRYLQDQLLPLSKQREYQEKEIQRLNRALEEALNLHSPSSSQQPPGQGNFADAANNLKKQELLTQIAVLKEQVKIFEEDFRKERSDRERMNEEKEDLRRQVERLQGQITNLTNQLHQAQNECQRERTERCKLERLQMQHHKQGFPWQSSFSQPRGARAVGESSRPPPENAGSHWRGTKELQQVSPVL from the exons ATGGAAGGGAAAGGCCCATACCGCATTTATGATCCAGGTGGGAGCGAGGTCAAAGCCAGGGAGGAGGCTGGAGGGAGCAGCTATCGACAGCTTTTGGAGGAGAACAGCATACTGAGGGAGAGGATGAAGGGACTTAAAAGCTTAG GAGATTTGTTGGAAGAGTCTCAGTCGGAGGCATCGAGGCTTCGCCAGAGAGTAGAGGAGCTTGTGAGAGACAACGAAGCCCTTAAGTCCTCGAGCATTGCTGCCAGTCTGTGTATGGGAGGACACATTCAAACTGAGACACAAAGTAGGTCTCAACACTTGGATG GTCAAGGCAAATCCTGTTTGCATCCCTCTGCAGAGCAGAAGGAGGAGCAAACAATCTGTTTAGGGAAAGCCATCCAGCCTGAAAAGCCCATT GAGGCCTTATCAGAGTTTGAAGTGGTTAATATGGAGGGGAAGACTGCAGATACGTTGACG GCGGGGTCGGTGGCTGGAGTAATCCCCCTCTTGCCTCAGGAGAACATCGAGCTAGCAAGCCAGCTGAAGAGACTGGAGAGCTCCTTCAGTATATTTGCAGAGGAGTCTAACCCGAACCAGCTGTTGGCTCACCTTGGCCGTATGGCTGTAGAGTTTCACCATCTTTCCTCTAAAGTACAGAAGAATGAACAGAGGACATCCCTCCTACAG ACTCTCTGTGAGCAGCTCAGACAGGAGAACAATGAGCTTCGAAAGAAAATGGAAGAGGATCATCATATCAGGAATCGGGACTTGGAACAGCTGAG GCAGGAGAATCAGAAACTGAAGGAGCTGGTGACGGGAGGAGCAACAGGAGCAGCATCTGCAGCGCAATCTGACACTGAAGCTCCAGAAGCCAAAGAGGAGCCGGTGAAGGAGGAATCCACTGCTGTTCGACCCAAAATGGAGGCCAACACACCGCAGAAG AGTGGAAAAGCTGCTGAAAAAACCCCAACTAAACCTTGTGATGTTGAGGTGTATGAAAAGAAGATCAAACTTTTGGAGAAGCAGAGAAAGGat GTACTGGAGGTGAACAAGCAGTGGGACATTCAGTGGAACTCCATGAAGTCACAGTTTGAACAGAAG ATCACAGACCTCAGACAGCGCCTGGCGGAGTCCCAGAAAACTGTGCTGGAGCTGGAAGCAGAGCGAGAACAGAGGCAGCGTGACTATGACAAGAAGCTGCTGCTGGCCAAGTCCAAGATCGAAAATGTGCAG GGGGAGAAGGAGTGTCTCAACTCTGAGACCACGGAGCTGAAGCAGAAGATTCGGTATCTGCAGGATCAGCTGCTGCCGCTCAGCAAACAGAGAGAGTATCAGGAGAAGGAGATCCAACGCCTCAACAGG GCTTTAGAGGAAGCCTTAAACCTGCACTCCCCATCATCCTCTCAACAACCACCTGGCCAGGGGAACTTTGCAGATGCagcaaacaacctgaaaaaacaggaaTTACTCACACAAATCGCAGTACTAAAGGAACAG GTGAAAATCTTTGAAGAAGACTTCAGAAAAGAGAGGAGTGACAGAGAGCGAATGAATGAGGAAAAAGAGGACTTGAGGCGACAGGTTGAGCGACTCCAGGGTCAGATTACTAATTTGACCAATCAG CTTCATCAGGCACAGAATGAGTGTCAGAGGGAACGTACAGAAAGGTGTAAACTGGAGAGACTGCAAATGCAGCATCACAAACAG GGTTTTCCTTGGCAATCTTCATTCTCGCAGCCGAGAGGGGCCAGAGCAGTAGGGGAGAGTTCAAGACCACCACCAGAGAATGCAG GAAGCCACTGGAGAGGGACTAAAGAACTGCAACAAGTTTCCCCTGTTCTGTAA
- the tnip1 gene encoding TNFAIP3-interacting protein 1 isoform X1, translating into MEGKGPYRIYDPGGSEVKAREEAGGSSYRQLLEENSILRERMKGLKSLGDLLEESQSEASRLRQRVEELVRDNEALKSSSIAASLCMGGHIQTETQSRSQHLDGQGKSCLHPSAEQKEEQTICLGKAIQPEKPIEALSEFEVVNMEGKTADTLTAGSVAGVIPLLPQENIELASQLKRLESSFSIFAEESNPNQLLAHLGRMAVEFHHLSSKVQKNEQRTSLLQTLCEQLRQENNELRKKMEEDHHIRNRDLEQLRQENQKLKELVTGGATGAASAAQSDTEAPEAKEEPVKEESTAVRPKMEANTPQKSGKAAEKTPTKPCDVEVYEKKIKLLEKQRKDVLEVNKQWDIQWNSMKSQFEQKITDLRQRLAESQKTVLELEAEREQRQRDYDKKLLLAKSKIENVQGEKECLNSETTELKQKIRYLQDQLLPLSKQREYQEKEIQRLNRALEEALNLHSPSSSQQPPGQGNFADAANNLKKQELLTQIAVLKEQVKIFEEDFRKERSDRERMNEEKEDLRRQVERLQGQITNLTNQLHQAQNECQRERTERCKLERLQMQHHKQGQQQERRTSDPTSGSVNGPLSPPYCGPFVQVGPQGLEGWPIHFPPRMPNAAGAAAAPPPVRDFQPVTPGFPWQSSFSQPRGARAVGESSRPPPENADQSAAAAAAAAAGFGKRERQNIDPGKH; encoded by the exons ATGGAAGGGAAAGGCCCATACCGCATTTATGATCCAGGTGGGAGCGAGGTCAAAGCCAGGGAGGAGGCTGGAGGGAGCAGCTATCGACAGCTTTTGGAGGAGAACAGCATACTGAGGGAGAGGATGAAGGGACTTAAAAGCTTAG GAGATTTGTTGGAAGAGTCTCAGTCGGAGGCATCGAGGCTTCGCCAGAGAGTAGAGGAGCTTGTGAGAGACAACGAAGCCCTTAAGTCCTCGAGCATTGCTGCCAGTCTGTGTATGGGAGGACACATTCAAACTGAGACACAAAGTAGGTCTCAACACTTGGATG GTCAAGGCAAATCCTGTTTGCATCCCTCTGCAGAGCAGAAGGAGGAGCAAACAATCTGTTTAGGGAAAGCCATCCAGCCTGAAAAGCCCATT GAGGCCTTATCAGAGTTTGAAGTGGTTAATATGGAGGGGAAGACTGCAGATACGTTGACG GCGGGGTCGGTGGCTGGAGTAATCCCCCTCTTGCCTCAGGAGAACATCGAGCTAGCAAGCCAGCTGAAGAGACTGGAGAGCTCCTTCAGTATATTTGCAGAGGAGTCTAACCCGAACCAGCTGTTGGCTCACCTTGGCCGTATGGCTGTAGAGTTTCACCATCTTTCCTCTAAAGTACAGAAGAATGAACAGAGGACATCCCTCCTACAG ACTCTCTGTGAGCAGCTCAGACAGGAGAACAATGAGCTTCGAAAGAAAATGGAAGAGGATCATCATATCAGGAATCGGGACTTGGAACAGCTGAG GCAGGAGAATCAGAAACTGAAGGAGCTGGTGACGGGAGGAGCAACAGGAGCAGCATCTGCAGCGCAATCTGACACTGAAGCTCCAGAAGCCAAAGAGGAGCCGGTGAAGGAGGAATCCACTGCTGTTCGACCCAAAATGGAGGCCAACACACCGCAGAAG AGTGGAAAAGCTGCTGAAAAAACCCCAACTAAACCTTGTGATGTTGAGGTGTATGAAAAGAAGATCAAACTTTTGGAGAAGCAGAGAAAGGat GTACTGGAGGTGAACAAGCAGTGGGACATTCAGTGGAACTCCATGAAGTCACAGTTTGAACAGAAG ATCACAGACCTCAGACAGCGCCTGGCGGAGTCCCAGAAAACTGTGCTGGAGCTGGAAGCAGAGCGAGAACAGAGGCAGCGTGACTATGACAAGAAGCTGCTGCTGGCCAAGTCCAAGATCGAAAATGTGCAG GGGGAGAAGGAGTGTCTCAACTCTGAGACCACGGAGCTGAAGCAGAAGATTCGGTATCTGCAGGATCAGCTGCTGCCGCTCAGCAAACAGAGAGAGTATCAGGAGAAGGAGATCCAACGCCTCAACAGG GCTTTAGAGGAAGCCTTAAACCTGCACTCCCCATCATCCTCTCAACAACCACCTGGCCAGGGGAACTTTGCAGATGCagcaaacaacctgaaaaaacaggaaTTACTCACACAAATCGCAGTACTAAAGGAACAG GTGAAAATCTTTGAAGAAGACTTCAGAAAAGAGAGGAGTGACAGAGAGCGAATGAATGAGGAAAAAGAGGACTTGAGGCGACAGGTTGAGCGACTCCAGGGTCAGATTACTAATTTGACCAATCAG CTTCATCAGGCACAGAATGAGTGTCAGAGGGAACGTACAGAAAGGTGTAAACTGGAGAGACTGCAAATGCAGCATCACAAACAG GGGCAGCAGCAGGAAAGACGTACCTCAGACCCCACGTCAGGCTCAGTGAACGGCCCGCTGAGCCCTCCCTACTGTGGTCCCTTTGTGCAGGTGGGACCGCAGGGCCTTGAGGGCTGGCCCATACACTTCCCTCCCAGGATGCCCAATGCAGCAGGCGCCGCAGCAGCACCGCCCCCAGTGCGAGACTTCCAGCCTGTTACCCCG GGTTTTCCTTGGCAATCTTCATTCTCGCAGCCGAGAGGGGCCAGAGCAGTAGGGGAGAGTTCAAGACCACCACCAGAGAATGCAG ATCAGTCtgcggcggcagcagcagcagcagcagcgggaTTCGGAAAAAGGGAGCGACAGAACATTGATCCTGGAAAGCACTAA
- the tnip1 gene encoding TNFAIP3-interacting protein 1 isoform X3, giving the protein MEGKGPYRIYDPGGSEVKAREEAGGSSYRQLLEENSILRERMKGLKSLGDLLEESQSEASRLRQRVEELVRDNEALKSSSIAASLCMGGHIQTETQSRSQHLDGQGKSCLHPSAEQKEEQTICLGKAIQPEKPIEALSEFEVVNMEGKTADTLTAGSVAGVIPLLPQENIELASQLKRLESSFSIFAEESNPNQLLAHLGRMAVEFHHLSSKVQKNEQRTSLLQTLCEQLRQENNELRKKMEEDHHIRNRDLEQLRQENQKLKELVTGGATGAASAAQSDTEAPEAKEEPVKEESTAVRPKMEANTPQKSGKAAEKTPTKPCDVEVYEKKIKLLEKQRKDVLEVNKQWDIQWNSMKSQFEQKITDLRQRLAESQKTVLELEAEREQRQRDYDKKLLLAKSKIENVQGEKECLNSETTELKQKIRYLQDQLLPLSKQREYQEKEIQRLNRALEEALNLHSPSSSQQPPGQGNFADAANNLKKQELLTQIAVLKEQVKIFEEDFRKERSDRERMNEEKEDLRRQVERLQGQITNLTNQLHQAQNECQRERTERCKLERLQMQHHKQGQQQERRTSDPTSGSVNGPLSPPYCGPFVQVGPQGLEGWPIHFPPRMPNAAGAAAAPPPVRDFQPVTPGFPWQSSFSQPRGARAVGESSRPPPENAGSHWRGTKELQQVSPVL; this is encoded by the exons ATGGAAGGGAAAGGCCCATACCGCATTTATGATCCAGGTGGGAGCGAGGTCAAAGCCAGGGAGGAGGCTGGAGGGAGCAGCTATCGACAGCTTTTGGAGGAGAACAGCATACTGAGGGAGAGGATGAAGGGACTTAAAAGCTTAG GAGATTTGTTGGAAGAGTCTCAGTCGGAGGCATCGAGGCTTCGCCAGAGAGTAGAGGAGCTTGTGAGAGACAACGAAGCCCTTAAGTCCTCGAGCATTGCTGCCAGTCTGTGTATGGGAGGACACATTCAAACTGAGACACAAAGTAGGTCTCAACACTTGGATG GTCAAGGCAAATCCTGTTTGCATCCCTCTGCAGAGCAGAAGGAGGAGCAAACAATCTGTTTAGGGAAAGCCATCCAGCCTGAAAAGCCCATT GAGGCCTTATCAGAGTTTGAAGTGGTTAATATGGAGGGGAAGACTGCAGATACGTTGACG GCGGGGTCGGTGGCTGGAGTAATCCCCCTCTTGCCTCAGGAGAACATCGAGCTAGCAAGCCAGCTGAAGAGACTGGAGAGCTCCTTCAGTATATTTGCAGAGGAGTCTAACCCGAACCAGCTGTTGGCTCACCTTGGCCGTATGGCTGTAGAGTTTCACCATCTTTCCTCTAAAGTACAGAAGAATGAACAGAGGACATCCCTCCTACAG ACTCTCTGTGAGCAGCTCAGACAGGAGAACAATGAGCTTCGAAAGAAAATGGAAGAGGATCATCATATCAGGAATCGGGACTTGGAACAGCTGAG GCAGGAGAATCAGAAACTGAAGGAGCTGGTGACGGGAGGAGCAACAGGAGCAGCATCTGCAGCGCAATCTGACACTGAAGCTCCAGAAGCCAAAGAGGAGCCGGTGAAGGAGGAATCCACTGCTGTTCGACCCAAAATGGAGGCCAACACACCGCAGAAG AGTGGAAAAGCTGCTGAAAAAACCCCAACTAAACCTTGTGATGTTGAGGTGTATGAAAAGAAGATCAAACTTTTGGAGAAGCAGAGAAAGGat GTACTGGAGGTGAACAAGCAGTGGGACATTCAGTGGAACTCCATGAAGTCACAGTTTGAACAGAAG ATCACAGACCTCAGACAGCGCCTGGCGGAGTCCCAGAAAACTGTGCTGGAGCTGGAAGCAGAGCGAGAACAGAGGCAGCGTGACTATGACAAGAAGCTGCTGCTGGCCAAGTCCAAGATCGAAAATGTGCAG GGGGAGAAGGAGTGTCTCAACTCTGAGACCACGGAGCTGAAGCAGAAGATTCGGTATCTGCAGGATCAGCTGCTGCCGCTCAGCAAACAGAGAGAGTATCAGGAGAAGGAGATCCAACGCCTCAACAGG GCTTTAGAGGAAGCCTTAAACCTGCACTCCCCATCATCCTCTCAACAACCACCTGGCCAGGGGAACTTTGCAGATGCagcaaacaacctgaaaaaacaggaaTTACTCACACAAATCGCAGTACTAAAGGAACAG GTGAAAATCTTTGAAGAAGACTTCAGAAAAGAGAGGAGTGACAGAGAGCGAATGAATGAGGAAAAAGAGGACTTGAGGCGACAGGTTGAGCGACTCCAGGGTCAGATTACTAATTTGACCAATCAG CTTCATCAGGCACAGAATGAGTGTCAGAGGGAACGTACAGAAAGGTGTAAACTGGAGAGACTGCAAATGCAGCATCACAAACAG GGGCAGCAGCAGGAAAGACGTACCTCAGACCCCACGTCAGGCTCAGTGAACGGCCCGCTGAGCCCTCCCTACTGTGGTCCCTTTGTGCAGGTGGGACCGCAGGGCCTTGAGGGCTGGCCCATACACTTCCCTCCCAGGATGCCCAATGCAGCAGGCGCCGCAGCAGCACCGCCCCCAGTGCGAGACTTCCAGCCTGTTACCCCG GGTTTTCCTTGGCAATCTTCATTCTCGCAGCCGAGAGGGGCCAGAGCAGTAGGGGAGAGTTCAAGACCACCACCAGAGAATGCAG GAAGCCACTGGAGAGGGACTAAAGAACTGCAACAAGTTTCCCCTGTTCTGTAA
- the tnip1 gene encoding TNFAIP3-interacting protein 1 isoform X4 — protein sequence MEGKGPYRIYDPGGSEVKAREEAGGSSYRQLLEENSILRERMKGLKSLGDLLEESQSEASRLRQRVEELVRDNEALKSSSIAASLCMGGHIQTETQSRSQHLDGQGKSCLHPSAEQKEEQTICLGKAIQPEKPIEALSEFEVVNMEGKTADTLTAGSVAGVIPLLPQENIELASQLKRLESSFSIFAEESNPNQLLAHLGRMAVEFHHLSSKVQKNEQRTSLLQTLCEQLRQENNELRKKMEEDHHIRNRDLEQLRQENQKLKELVTGGATGAASAAQSDTEAPEAKEEPVKEESTAVRPKMEANTPQKSGKAAEKTPTKPCDVEVYEKKIKLLEKQRKDVLEVNKQWDIQWNSMKSQFEQKITDLRQRLAESQKTVLELEAEREQRQRDYDKKLLLAKSKIENVQGEKECLNSETTELKQKIRYLQDQLLPLSKQREYQEKEIQRLNRALEEALNLHSPSSSQQPPGQGNFADAANNLKKQELLTQIAVLKEQVKIFEEDFRKERSDRERMNEEKEDLRRQVERLQGQITNLTNQLHQAQNECQRERTERCKLERLQMQHHKQVGPQGLEGWPIHFPPRMPNAAGAAAAPPPVRDFQPVTPGFPWQSSFSQPRGARAVGESSRPPPENADQSAAAAAAAAAGFGKRERQNIDPGKH from the exons ATGGAAGGGAAAGGCCCATACCGCATTTATGATCCAGGTGGGAGCGAGGTCAAAGCCAGGGAGGAGGCTGGAGGGAGCAGCTATCGACAGCTTTTGGAGGAGAACAGCATACTGAGGGAGAGGATGAAGGGACTTAAAAGCTTAG GAGATTTGTTGGAAGAGTCTCAGTCGGAGGCATCGAGGCTTCGCCAGAGAGTAGAGGAGCTTGTGAGAGACAACGAAGCCCTTAAGTCCTCGAGCATTGCTGCCAGTCTGTGTATGGGAGGACACATTCAAACTGAGACACAAAGTAGGTCTCAACACTTGGATG GTCAAGGCAAATCCTGTTTGCATCCCTCTGCAGAGCAGAAGGAGGAGCAAACAATCTGTTTAGGGAAAGCCATCCAGCCTGAAAAGCCCATT GAGGCCTTATCAGAGTTTGAAGTGGTTAATATGGAGGGGAAGACTGCAGATACGTTGACG GCGGGGTCGGTGGCTGGAGTAATCCCCCTCTTGCCTCAGGAGAACATCGAGCTAGCAAGCCAGCTGAAGAGACTGGAGAGCTCCTTCAGTATATTTGCAGAGGAGTCTAACCCGAACCAGCTGTTGGCTCACCTTGGCCGTATGGCTGTAGAGTTTCACCATCTTTCCTCTAAAGTACAGAAGAATGAACAGAGGACATCCCTCCTACAG ACTCTCTGTGAGCAGCTCAGACAGGAGAACAATGAGCTTCGAAAGAAAATGGAAGAGGATCATCATATCAGGAATCGGGACTTGGAACAGCTGAG GCAGGAGAATCAGAAACTGAAGGAGCTGGTGACGGGAGGAGCAACAGGAGCAGCATCTGCAGCGCAATCTGACACTGAAGCTCCAGAAGCCAAAGAGGAGCCGGTGAAGGAGGAATCCACTGCTGTTCGACCCAAAATGGAGGCCAACACACCGCAGAAG AGTGGAAAAGCTGCTGAAAAAACCCCAACTAAACCTTGTGATGTTGAGGTGTATGAAAAGAAGATCAAACTTTTGGAGAAGCAGAGAAAGGat GTACTGGAGGTGAACAAGCAGTGGGACATTCAGTGGAACTCCATGAAGTCACAGTTTGAACAGAAG ATCACAGACCTCAGACAGCGCCTGGCGGAGTCCCAGAAAACTGTGCTGGAGCTGGAAGCAGAGCGAGAACAGAGGCAGCGTGACTATGACAAGAAGCTGCTGCTGGCCAAGTCCAAGATCGAAAATGTGCAG GGGGAGAAGGAGTGTCTCAACTCTGAGACCACGGAGCTGAAGCAGAAGATTCGGTATCTGCAGGATCAGCTGCTGCCGCTCAGCAAACAGAGAGAGTATCAGGAGAAGGAGATCCAACGCCTCAACAGG GCTTTAGAGGAAGCCTTAAACCTGCACTCCCCATCATCCTCTCAACAACCACCTGGCCAGGGGAACTTTGCAGATGCagcaaacaacctgaaaaaacaggaaTTACTCACACAAATCGCAGTACTAAAGGAACAG GTGAAAATCTTTGAAGAAGACTTCAGAAAAGAGAGGAGTGACAGAGAGCGAATGAATGAGGAAAAAGAGGACTTGAGGCGACAGGTTGAGCGACTCCAGGGTCAGATTACTAATTTGACCAATCAG CTTCATCAGGCACAGAATGAGTGTCAGAGGGAACGTACAGAAAGGTGTAAACTGGAGAGACTGCAAATGCAGCATCACAAACAG GTGGGACCGCAGGGCCTTGAGGGCTGGCCCATACACTTCCCTCCCAGGATGCCCAATGCAGCAGGCGCCGCAGCAGCACCGCCCCCAGTGCGAGACTTCCAGCCTGTTACCCCG GGTTTTCCTTGGCAATCTTCATTCTCGCAGCCGAGAGGGGCCAGAGCAGTAGGGGAGAGTTCAAGACCACCACCAGAGAATGCAG ATCAGTCtgcggcggcagcagcagcagcagcagcgggaTTCGGAAAAAGGGAGCGACAGAACATTGATCCTGGAAAGCACTAA
- the tnip1 gene encoding TNFAIP3-interacting protein 1 isoform X5, which produces MEGKGPYRIYDPGGSEVKAREEAGGSSYRQLLEENSILRERMKGLKSLGDLLEESQSEASRLRQRVEELVRDNEALKSSSIAASLCMGGHIQTETQSRSQHLDGQGKSCLHPSAEQKEEQTICLGKAIQPEKPIEALSEFEVVNMEGKTADTLTAGSVAGVIPLLPQENIELASQLKRLESSFSIFAEESNPNQLLAHLGRMAVEFHHLSSKVQKNEQRTSLLQTLCEQLRQENNELRKKMEEDHHIRNRDLEQLRQENQKLKELVTGGATGAASAAQSDTEAPEAKEEPVKEESTAVRPKMEANTPQKSGKAAEKTPTKPCDVEVYEKKIKLLEKQRKDVLEVNKQWDIQWNSMKSQFEQKITDLRQRLAESQKTVLELEAEREQRQRDYDKKLLLAKSKIENVQGEKECLNSETTELKQKIRYLQDQLLPLSKQREYQEKEIQRLNRALEEALNLHSPSSSQQPPGQGNFADAANNLKKQELLTQIAVLKEQVKIFEEDFRKERSDRERMNEEKEDLRRQVERLQGQITNLTNQLHQAQNECQRERTERCKLERLQMQHHKQGFPWQSSFSQPRGARAVGESSRPPPENADQSAAAAAAAAAGFGKRERQNIDPGKH; this is translated from the exons ATGGAAGGGAAAGGCCCATACCGCATTTATGATCCAGGTGGGAGCGAGGTCAAAGCCAGGGAGGAGGCTGGAGGGAGCAGCTATCGACAGCTTTTGGAGGAGAACAGCATACTGAGGGAGAGGATGAAGGGACTTAAAAGCTTAG GAGATTTGTTGGAAGAGTCTCAGTCGGAGGCATCGAGGCTTCGCCAGAGAGTAGAGGAGCTTGTGAGAGACAACGAAGCCCTTAAGTCCTCGAGCATTGCTGCCAGTCTGTGTATGGGAGGACACATTCAAACTGAGACACAAAGTAGGTCTCAACACTTGGATG GTCAAGGCAAATCCTGTTTGCATCCCTCTGCAGAGCAGAAGGAGGAGCAAACAATCTGTTTAGGGAAAGCCATCCAGCCTGAAAAGCCCATT GAGGCCTTATCAGAGTTTGAAGTGGTTAATATGGAGGGGAAGACTGCAGATACGTTGACG GCGGGGTCGGTGGCTGGAGTAATCCCCCTCTTGCCTCAGGAGAACATCGAGCTAGCAAGCCAGCTGAAGAGACTGGAGAGCTCCTTCAGTATATTTGCAGAGGAGTCTAACCCGAACCAGCTGTTGGCTCACCTTGGCCGTATGGCTGTAGAGTTTCACCATCTTTCCTCTAAAGTACAGAAGAATGAACAGAGGACATCCCTCCTACAG ACTCTCTGTGAGCAGCTCAGACAGGAGAACAATGAGCTTCGAAAGAAAATGGAAGAGGATCATCATATCAGGAATCGGGACTTGGAACAGCTGAG GCAGGAGAATCAGAAACTGAAGGAGCTGGTGACGGGAGGAGCAACAGGAGCAGCATCTGCAGCGCAATCTGACACTGAAGCTCCAGAAGCCAAAGAGGAGCCGGTGAAGGAGGAATCCACTGCTGTTCGACCCAAAATGGAGGCCAACACACCGCAGAAG AGTGGAAAAGCTGCTGAAAAAACCCCAACTAAACCTTGTGATGTTGAGGTGTATGAAAAGAAGATCAAACTTTTGGAGAAGCAGAGAAAGGat GTACTGGAGGTGAACAAGCAGTGGGACATTCAGTGGAACTCCATGAAGTCACAGTTTGAACAGAAG ATCACAGACCTCAGACAGCGCCTGGCGGAGTCCCAGAAAACTGTGCTGGAGCTGGAAGCAGAGCGAGAACAGAGGCAGCGTGACTATGACAAGAAGCTGCTGCTGGCCAAGTCCAAGATCGAAAATGTGCAG GGGGAGAAGGAGTGTCTCAACTCTGAGACCACGGAGCTGAAGCAGAAGATTCGGTATCTGCAGGATCAGCTGCTGCCGCTCAGCAAACAGAGAGAGTATCAGGAGAAGGAGATCCAACGCCTCAACAGG GCTTTAGAGGAAGCCTTAAACCTGCACTCCCCATCATCCTCTCAACAACCACCTGGCCAGGGGAACTTTGCAGATGCagcaaacaacctgaaaaaacaggaaTTACTCACACAAATCGCAGTACTAAAGGAACAG GTGAAAATCTTTGAAGAAGACTTCAGAAAAGAGAGGAGTGACAGAGAGCGAATGAATGAGGAAAAAGAGGACTTGAGGCGACAGGTTGAGCGACTCCAGGGTCAGATTACTAATTTGACCAATCAG CTTCATCAGGCACAGAATGAGTGTCAGAGGGAACGTACAGAAAGGTGTAAACTGGAGAGACTGCAAATGCAGCATCACAAACAG GGTTTTCCTTGGCAATCTTCATTCTCGCAGCCGAGAGGGGCCAGAGCAGTAGGGGAGAGTTCAAGACCACCACCAGAGAATGCAG ATCAGTCtgcggcggcagcagcagcagcagcagcgggaTTCGGAAAAAGGGAGCGACAGAACATTGATCCTGGAAAGCACTAA